aggtccctgaaattgtaaagggaatcaatttCAGGGCCtataaaatttttgcatcaaattgggcccctaaaatttttttttaattcaattaaggacaaagtgtgtctgatgctgaagtggcttcaattttaacctactcagcttttccacgtgacatttgaaattattttttaattgaaaaattttaaaacttaattttttaattccaaaccctctcaaattaaccccaaatcatcttcatcaaaaccaaACTCATGTTAATTTTCATTAACCTAGTAAAACCCACCATTGTGTTCAACCTCAAACCAGAACAggattctaaaaaaaaaaaaaaaaaacagatctgGGATAGAACAATATTCTTCAGCCTTCTTCAACCTCCTACCTAGCTCCATCTCTCCTTCAATCTCTGATACGTCTCCCTCTCTCACTCCTCCATTGAACCTCATCTCATCTCCTTCACAAGCCATCACTCAACAACCACATAAACCCCATTCATTTTTTAGAAAGCTGAATGTATTTCCATGAAACCCAGTGCAGAACAAACCTCCCACTTCACCATCAAAGCAAGAACAACCCTCAAGCCTTTCCTCCGCAACCAGCCGCCACCAAAATCAAAAGCCACCATTGAATCTCTACACCCACATCACACAGCAGCTACACACACCCGACCAAAACCCCACTCGTTGATTCGAACCACCCACCTTTCACAATCTCCATTTCAACCACCATAAAGCCTCACTGCAGCCAAATCCAACACTACCCTCAAACCGTACCAAACCCAAAACCGTACCAAACCCTACCAATATCCAATTTCTTGTTCTTGGTGATGGAAGAGGAAGGagagcttggtttcttgtctggtttcaatttggggatggggAAGATTTGTaattgggttcaatttggggatgaaaGAGTTTAATTATGGATTggttataattagattattaggttagtttattatttagattattagattgtttagttaagggattattagattaggtttttattaagttttaaattttttttctaattaaataattgagttggaattaatttttttaatttattaattaaaaaagccacgtgtaattgatgactaggacaaaattgaggtctGACAGCATTTgcccttaattgaattaaattttttttcttagggacccaatttgatgcgaaaattttacaggccctgaaactgattccctttacaatttcaggggccttctgatgtattaagcctaataaTTATGCATGTTTTcataatatgaaaaaaattattttttaaattaagcgtgactattttattataaattaaaatattaataatgtttatttaaattttatctaTAATTATTGTAGAATAATTTAGGGAGTTGTTATTCATACCCTCCCACATCTATTCCAACTCCATTTTAAAGtgcaaaaatactaaaatgcCCTTAAcggaaaaaaatataaaaattcttCATCCCATGCACACATTCTCTCTCCCCTCTCCTctttcctccaccaccaccaccgtcatcaccaccaccacaacaacaACCTCCATCTTCTCCTCTCTCTCCTCTTTCCTGCTGTTACAATATcgtttttagaatttttttttctgcaacctaacacactttgaaagtgcgaccCTAGCtaacgcactttcaaagtgagacACCTATCTCACTTTCAAAGTGAGATATGTGTCTCACTTTGAAAGCTGGATAGGTGTCTCACTTTGAAAGTGTGTTAGGGTCGCACTTTTAAAGTGTGATATTTTAAAGTGAGTTAGATGTATCACTTTGAAAGTGCATTAGggtcgcactttcaaagtgagaTAGGGACATTGTACTTTCAAAGTATGTTCGACAGGGGTATTTTTGGGTTTCTAGAATTGTTTTGGGTACAAATAGATGtgaagggggtttgaataacaaCTCTCAAtaatttatatgaaaataatattatctTGAGATGTCTAATCAAAACATTAATCAACAAAAGGTATATATGTAGGTAATTATATTTATGATACgtttgaatgaatttttttttagattaattTTGGAAAGAAGAAGTTTGGGTGAGTATGTCTCAAATCATTACTACGAGTGGGAGCCTATGCTTTTAGGCCGTGAGAGTCAAACACAACTATTTAAGGAGAAATGGTTTGTTATGACAAACTAATCCAGTGTGCTGGTTTAATGAGTTATTTTGTTATGAAGTTATAAAATACAATAGGAaaaaagttttattttattttattatgttATGTTCTATTCACAAAAATGATTCAGGTACTGTATATTATGGTAAATATCATAGATCACAAATATATAAACTTTGCAATTTGTGGTGATTTTAACCGCCACAAATATTGATGTATAGGATTAATATTTATCATTATTATGCGATACACGAAtgaccattttttttttaaatgaccaTTCTTCTATTTATTGTCTCACTAGTgtacttttcatgtttaagcCCAAAAAATGAAGCAAAAGAGTCTTGACAATTGACATACACATTATATGACTAAGTTAAGATATGTTTCGATACCATGCATGTTAAAAAAGTTAACTAAACTTTAATTACGGTTAAAAATGGAAGTCTTTTATGGGTGGTTTTAACGTACACCACGTGATTAGGTGGTGTACGCGTGCTCCACAAATGTGACCTGGTGCAGTGGGTTTGGCCGGTTTTCTAAGGGTTTTTAATATTTGCAATTGTAGGCCCGATAAGTAATTGTATTTTGGTGGCTGGTATGGTTAATGATTTGATTTTGGTACCTTTATCGAGAACTTGATATAGGGTTTAAAAGGGGCTTTTTACTCTATGTGTAATGTTCTCGCACAGATACAGAAAGAGAGGTGTTGGAGTGTCTTTCAGTAAGCGGAAATCGTAGCCAATCTTGTTGTTCTTTCATTGCGAGGTTGCTGTGCACACTGGATGTGTGGTTGGGTTCGTCGCGTTGTCCAGTTCATTACCTCCAAAGTTTGATTTCAGAAGCACTAGAGGAGAGGTAATAAAGGGAAATCGAATTTCACCATTTATTTGTAGATATGCTTTACAGTCAAAGTTTGTTAATCGTGGATGTTAGATAGGTTTGAATTGATATAGATAGTTTGTTAGGTGTGGGTTGTAGAACTGATTGGAATTAAATCTGGGTTTTTAGGTAGTCTAAGGAGTTGGGATTTGTGTATGTGGGTGATGTGGTTATGTTTGATTTGAAGGTATGTTATACACCTTGACGTTGTCTATCTCTCGCGCAGGATATTGACGGAGGTTGTGTTCTCCAAAATTGAGTTATGGTTAGTGGGTTAGAAGAACAGGAAGTCCCAAATGGAGATGAAGAAAGTATGACACCACAGGTATGCGAAAAAAttgttgttaattaattttaatattggtCTTTAAGACATATATTGAGTAACTGTCAACGTATAAAAAGGACATATATGCCATAATTGTCATATAATTAACTTATTGTCATTGTTTTAATTAAGGACCTTTAATTATGTTTGACAACAGGGTTTGGAGGAAATGTCTGAAAATGGTGGTGATGAAGATGTCCATGAAGAAGTTGTTGTTATTAATGGAATGGATGATTTGTTGAATtatgatttgaaaaatttgagtACTGAAGCTGCAATGAAATTTGAATTTCCTAATCGTGAGGTTGCGTTTGAGTTTTACAACCTTTATGCGATGGTGAAAGGGTTTGCAGCgaggaaaaataaaatcttGAGGAACAAAAAACAGGAGGTTGTACAACAATCCTTTGTATGTTTTCGGGAAGGATTCTGCAAAGTTGTAGCACAGGAAAGccgaaagagaaagaagaagtcAGAGCGGCGATGTGGTTGTTCTGCAAACTTCCGTGTCCATGTGCACATTGCAACTAGGCGTTGGTATGTCACTAAATTTGACGATGAACACAATCATGAATTGTTAAGTGAAAGACATGTTGGTAGGTTGGCTCTCCATAGAAGGTTAACGGACGGTGATGTTATGCAGCTTAATGGCATGAGGAATGCTGGGATAGGTGTAGCAGGAGTTTACAACTTGATTGCTAGTCAGTCTGGGGGATTTGACAGGGTGCCCTTTACGAAAATGAATTTACACAATCAGATAGGGAAATAGAGGAGGCAGCTCAAGTCTGATGTCCAAACTGCTATCGGCTACCTTAAGGAAATGCGGAAAAAAGATCCTGCCATGTTTTGGCGTCATCATGCTAACGAGGATGGGAAACTACAACATTTGTTTTGGGCAGATGGAATTAGCCAAAAGAACTATGAAGTATTTGGTGATGTTGTAGCGTTTGACGCTACCTATGGTAAGAACAAATATCAATACccttttgtgattttttctggCCTCAACAACCACAACCAAACAACAGTTTTTGGTAGTGCAATAATTTCAAATGAGAGTGAAGAGACATATATCTGGGTTCTTGAAAGATTGTTTGAGGCCATGAGAGGAAAATGTCCAACATCTTTTATTACTGATGGACATCTATCGATGAGAAATGCAATTAGCACAGTATTTCCTACTGCTCATCATAGATTATGTGCGTGGCACTTGCTGCAGAATGCTACTAGAAACATCAAGATTCCAGGGTTCACTAAAGAATTCCAAAGATGCATGTTGGTTGATTATGAGGTGGCTGAATTCAAACATAAGTGGGATGCTTTGATACGTAAATATGGTTTGGAAGACAAAGAATGGGTGATTGAGCAGTATGAAAATAGGAAGATGTGGGCAGTAGCTCATATTAGGGGTTGTTTTTTTGCCGGGTTTCGTACAACATCAAGATGTGAGAGTTTGCATTCAGAAATCAAAAAGTTCATACATTCAAGATATAACTTGTCAGAGTTTTTAAAACACTTCCAAAGATGTTTGAATTTTATGCGGTTTAGGGAGGTGGAAGCAGACTTGGCATCGGTGGTTGGGAAGGCACCACTTGAAACACCGTTCAAGCAACTTGAGAAGTCCGCTGCTGCTTTGTACACACCGGCTATTTTTGACAAATTTCGAGCTATTATTGTTAAAGCATTCCTAGTTTATGTTAGCGGGCGAAAATTAACAGCTACTTTCCAGATTTTCACAGTTTCTAAGTTTAGAACACCGAGTAAGGAGTGGCATGTATCTTTTTATCCACCCACACCCGTGCTGAAATGTTCTTGCCAAAGGATGGAGTCAACTAGGCTTCCATGTGAGCATATTGTAGCTGTTATGGTTATTTTGGGAATGCATGAAATTCCACCAAGTCTTGTGCTGCATAGGTGGAGCAAACGTGCCAGAGATCAAATAGAATGTTATGCTGCAGATGTTAGCGGTGACTGGGGTTCGGTTAACATGGCTCGCCATGCAGTATTGTTAGATGGTTGTAGAGAAATGTGCAAACTAGCGGGTGATTCACTTGGCGATTTCACAACTACAAGAGACCTTGTGACTACTCATACTTGTACCTTGAAAGCTAGGAAAAAGGCCAATGAGGTGCATGACAACAATGAGGGCAACAATGAATCTATCCCTCTCAGGAACCCTGATCGTGCGTATCGCACGCGTGGTGGTTCTAGTACATCGAGCACGAAAGGTCTACGGCGCAGAAAGACTACTTGCAGTGTTTGCAAGACACCTGGTCACAATAAGGCATCATGCCGGCTAAAGAGTCGGATCCATGATATGACGCAGGAAGTGTACGGTGAGGATACACATTCACAGGACCAACAACAATATTAGAATGTACACAAATAATGATTGCAAAATCTGGTATGAATTGGTAGTTATTATAAATAGCAAGAATTGCATTCTAATACCATTCCATATACCACTGAGTTGAGTCGTTTAACATTTATGTTGTATATGTGCTGCAGGGTTGCTGAGGAACCACTAAGTGTATGAAACCAAGACTGGAGTAGAGAAAGGAATAGAGTTTACATTCATATACATATCTGGTTTAAGTAATTATTGTAGCTGTAGAGAAGTAATATTATATGAGTATCCATTGTTGGATTTTCCGTGCTTTCAGCATGTATGCTATCTATCTGAGGACAAGTAACATTATATGCGTATCCAAGTACTTGTTGTATGTTGTGGGTTTTCAGCATGTATGGTATCTGAAGACCAGTAATATGATATGTGTATCCAAGTACTTAACATATTTTGCGAGTTTTGAACATGCTACATTGAAAATGATTTTATCAAAATATGTTTCCCATTACCTGTTCTATATTTCAGGTTTTAACCATGTATGCTATCCCAATACAACCAACAGGTAAATTTGTGCTAGAACAGCGGATTGTTAGTACCCATATATTCGTTGTAGCTACAAATTTGTTGAGTAAAGGGGACAATGTATATGGTATTTAATGGGGTTTTGGTGACACAGAAAATAGAAGTCAATAACTACATTTTTGTGTAAATGTAACTACAAGGATAACCAATAACTTCCGCACCCTCCGTCGAGCCATTTTGTTGAAAGGTTTTTAACACAACTACTTTCCATCACATCATTTCTTATTCTTTTCACAGTTCCCTCATAAAAAGGATTATCACCTCACTTTCCAATATTCAATTCCTTGAGTAAATTAGAAAACAAGTTGCTTTAAGCTTAGATGCTTATTGACTAATGGATTTCAATTTCATTCCTAAAAGTGAAGCTCACTAGATGAGCTTATCTATTTCAGAATCAAAGGAATAGTTCCCACCATTCAATCAAATCCAAAATCAAGCTTTAGTTGATCAGTCTAAAACTAGCATGAAGAAAAAGACAAGATCATTGAAATCAACACATAGGAATAGAAATTTATATATGAGAATCAAGTTGGATACATTCAAGATAAAAGACTACATCCAATCCAAACACAAAGAGGTTTAGCCATCCATTTTCACGGAAGCTCAAAGCTTACAAGAGAATAGAGAAGATGGAGATGATTCGTGCCGTCGTCGGCGTGTCCCGAATTCCGAGTAGGATGGTTTAGAATAGTTTAACCCCACAGTGAAAAAATAGTGAATGGCCTAAACGTAAAGCGGCATTGCCCAGCTTGCATTATGTCTTTCAAAGGAAAATGTAATGGTTAACCTCGTGATTGTGTCATTTAAATCTACAGCAACTTGCATTAATATAACAATATGGCTTATAGCCTACAAGAAACTGTGTAGTCAAAATATTCTAAACCATCCTACTCGGAACAGTTTTAAAACAACATATTGTACCCATAACTTGACACGAGGCCACTTCTTATAGAGGATTTGTGGCATTAGAGATCCTAAATCACCCCAGCTGTATACACAAAGCGGTGCCCGGATGAACTAATTATACATATAATTATACCAGTCAAACTGAAGCAATTATGTTATAGACAACCACCGAGTATATTACATCAAAAGGGGGTGGTCGTAGGCATATCCTTTATCCCAATCTTGCTTCAATTTGACGCTTCATGCTACACATCAGACTTTGTTGGCTTCGACGGTGGACTTCCAGTACAACATCGCTTTGTTAACAAGAGATTCGTAGTACTCGTTATGTCCCCCACTTACAATACTTAATGCTGCCCTCATACGCACAACCTTATCCTTTAGCTGAAATTTGATAACATAAATAGGTCAACACCCTAACATGCTCTCTTCAGTTATGAGTTCTATCATCAACAAATAAAACACTGATACACAGTATACATACCACGCCAATGAGGTTCTCATGAAATGCGTGTTCCATATCAAGCCAGTCTATCACCCAAATTGATGAATCTTCACTGAAACAATTTACTCAAAATAAACGGTTGTTATTGCGTGCGGGATATGTAATAAGAAAGGCAATTCGAATCAAGAATATAAATGAGATAGTTTTAAGACCTTCTTCCACAGTTTGGTATGCCTTTGGCATCATTGATTTCCCATGCTGCCATTGCATATGCTTGCTGCATGTACCCAGTAGGATAAGAGTCAGATTGCAACATTTGCCCCAGCACTTGAGCCtggaaaaataagagaaattatAAATAGGATGTTCTCAAACATCTCATTAACGAGTAATTAGTGAGTGACATCTGAAAATGCAATTAGTGTTTACCATGTCACGAATGTGTGTTTTCCTAGAGGTCATTTTGTTGACAGGCAAGTATGAGTCCAGATGACAAATTACTCCTTCTTCTATGCACACAACCATGAGATACCAGTGGGTTTCATCTCTTACAGGGGCATATATCTGTCCAAATTACATTGAGATAGTTTATTATGTGTAATAATGTATTTGACACAGGTCATgcagtatatatatatttatgaaaTACAAATCGACGCACATATTTCAAGTGTGGAAAAGCAAGCATCCAGTTGTCCCGGGtcacaaagcatgcaatcatATCCTCAAGTGGAACCCCCTCCTCAACACCTTGCTGTTAAGAGGTTATGATTGAGTTATTAAATTATGAACCTTTAAACAAGGTAGCAGCAGTCCGAAATGGTTACGTCACAATCTTGAAATGGACTTACTGAGAATGAAGGGGGGAGACACCAAACTTTGGGGTTTGTGGATCTGAACTGGTTCCATGTGACCTTAAGAGTAAACATTTTCATGACCTGTCCAAAGATAGACAAATGGAAAGAATTAGGGTTTTCCTCGAAACCAATATAACATGTACAAGTTTGGATACATTCAAAACACATATATGGAATAACAACGTCGTCTGAAACGCGTTTTCCAGGACATAGACAGTCCAGATCCATTCTCAGTCCCATGGTCACCCCGCATCTAAAAACCATTTCTGTCCCATCAAGCTCCGGATTGTAAAGATATGCACACATCTGAACTTCCTTCTGATTGAGCTCCATATCTGGAATTGGTCtgaatttgcacttaaagacctATGTTGATACAAACAATTTCATGTATTAATAAGtatatttttcataaaaatTTTTAGTTTTACAGGATTGGGATATACCCTTGGAAGTGTGTAGCCATATGGTCTACCACTCTTAACGAATGGTGCAGCCCCACACGTTGTCTTGCGCTTTGTCACAGGTGCCCTGGGTGTGGTGACCTGCTTAGGACCACCACCGGTAGGTGGAGTTACATGACTTTCATGTATACTGGCTGACATGCTCAATACCCTTGGTGCTGGAGGAGAATGAAACAAAGCTTTCCCCGTCAATGGAGATCTGGGGTGGAAAACCTGTTCAGCTATTTGGATTCCCTATTTCCATAAAAATAACATCCAACAAAATTATAAGATTATACAATTTCTTGAGTAAAGACAACAACATTTGAATGTAAAGTGGTCGAAGGTATATATTTACCTTGTTTGTTTGGAATCCACAATAAACATTCTCAGATACCATCTTCCCTTTCCCTTTGTCTAGTTGAGGCATCTGGACTGATGGTTTCTCCACCATCTCAAAGTCGAATGTGCCTTTCAAATCAGTGTCATATCTGCCACCATCACTAAGGTTATAATCTTCATCGTCGTTCTCAGAATCAGACACTGTGAATACAATGTCTTTATACCCAGACAGAGCCATTTTGGATTTAAGTTTTTTGTTTGACCCAGTGATAGTAGATGGTGTTGTGTTCGCACACTGAGTTGCATCCTTGATGATGCTATCTGCGAACTCGGTTGCAGAAATCTTAGCACAGGGTTCCCCCACCTTGGGTTCTAATTTCCGTTGCAACTCGTGGGTCAACCACTTAAGCGTTGTAACCTGGGTCAAAACAGAAGTCGAAACTTTATCCACGTCATTAACTCTGGTAGTCAACGTCTGTAGAAAAGGAATATTCAACATGTAAGCACGTGCATTTATAATGGGTACGAAAAGCGTTGTTCACATGAAATTTTTTGAGAATTAGTTGGGGTGGGT
This portion of the Lotus japonicus ecotype B-129 chromosome 3, LjGifu_v1.2 genome encodes:
- the LOC130744404 gene encoding protein FAR1-RELATED SEQUENCE 5-like is translated as MVSGLEEQEVPNGDEESMTPQGLEEMSENGGDEDVHEEVVVINGMDDLLNYDLKNLSTEAAMKFEFPNREVAFEFYNLYAMVKGFAARKNKILRNKKQEVVQQSFVCFREGFCKVVAQESRKRKKKSERRCGCSANFRVHVHIATRRWYVTKFDDEHNHELLSERHVGRLALHRRLTDGDVMQLNGMRNAGIGVAGVYNLIASQSGGFDRVPFTKMNLHNQIGK
- the LOC130744405 gene encoding protein FAR1-RELATED SEQUENCE 5-like → MRKKDPAMFWRHHANEDGKLQHLFWADGISQKNYEVFGDVVAFDATYGKNKYQYPFVIFSGLNNHNQTTVFGSAIISNESEETYIWVLERLFEAMRGKCPTSFITDGHLSMRNAISTVFPTAHHRLCAWHLLQNATRNIKIPGFTKEFQRCMLVDYEVAEFKHKWDALIRKYGLEDKEWVIEQYENRKMWAVAHIRGCFFAGFRTTSRCESLHSEIKKFIHSRYNLSEFLKHFQRCLNFMRFREVEADLASVVGKAPLETPFKQLEKSAAALYTPAIFDKFRAIIVKAFLVYVSGRKLTATFQIFTVSKFRTPSKEWHVSFYPPTPVLKCSCQRMESTRLPCEHIVAVMVILGMHEIPPSLVLHRWSKRARDQIECYAADVSGDWGSVNMARHAVLLDGCREMCKLAGDSLGDFTTTRDLVTTHTCTLKARKKANEVHDNNEGNNESIPLRNPDRAYRTRGGSSTSSTKGLRRRKTTCSVCKTPGHNKASCRLKSRIHDMTQEVYGEDTHSQDQQQY